One genomic segment of Gossypium arboreum isolate Shixiya-1 chromosome 3, ASM2569848v2, whole genome shotgun sequence includes these proteins:
- the LOC108476074 gene encoding pyruvate dehydrogenase E1 component subunit alpha, mitochondrial-like encodes MALSRLASSSSSSRSADLLKPLCSAISLRRPISTDTTPITVETSVPFTSHQCDTPSRSVQTNAKELLTFFRDMALMRRMEIAADSLYKAKLIRGFCHLYDGQEAVAVGMEASITKKDCIITAYRDHCTFVARGGTLLEVFAELMGRQAGCSRGKGGSMHFYKKDSNFYGGHGIVGAQVPLGCGLAFAQKYSKDEAVTFALYGDGAANQGQLFEALNISALWDLPAILVCENNHYGMGTAEWRAAKSPAYYKRGDYAPGLKVDGMDALAVKQACTFAKEHALKNGPIILEMDTYRYHGHSMSDPGSTYRTRDEITGVRQERDPVERIRKLILSHDLATEKELKDIEKEIRKEVDDAIAQAKENPLPESSELFTNVYAKGLGVESFGADRKEVRAVLP; translated from the exons ATGGCTCTATCGCGGCTcgcctcttcttcttcttcttcacgcTCCGCTGATCTTCTGAAACCCCTCTGCTCTGCCATCTCCCTCCGACGCCCGATCTCCACCGATACCACTCCCATAACTGTGGAGACCTCCGTTCCTTTCACCTCTCACCAGTGCGACACCCCCTCACGCTCCGTCCAGACCAATGCCAAGGAGCTCCTCACCTTCTTCCGGGACATGGCGCTGATGCGTCGGATGGAGATCGCTGCCGATTCACTCTACAAAGCCAAGCTCATCCGCGGTTTCTGCCACTTGTACGACGGTCAAGAAGCTGTCGCCGTCGGCATGGAAGCTTCCATAACTAAAAAGGACTGTATCATAACCGCCTATCGTGACCACTGCACGTTCGTCGCTCGCGGTGGGACCCTGCTGGAAGTTTTCGCCGAGCTGATGGGACGCCAGGCTGGATGTTCTAGGGGCAAAGGAGGTTCGATGCATTTTTACAAGAAGGATTCAAATTTCTATGGCGGTCACGGGATTGTCGGAGCCCAGGTTCCTTTAGGATGTGGCTTGGCGTTTGCCCAAAAGTATTCTAAAGACGAAGCGGTCACCTTTGCTTTATATGGTGATGGGGCTGCTAATCAAGGGCAGTTGTTTGAGGCTTTGAACATCTCTGCACTTTGGGATCTGCCTGCAATTTTGGTCTGCGAGAATAATCATT ATGGTATGGGGACGGCTGAATGGAGAGCCGCAAAGAGTCCTGCTTACTACAAACGTGGGGATTATGCTCCTGGTTTGAAG GTGGATGGAATGGATGCTCTTGCTGTGAAGCAAGCTTGCACGTTTGCCAAAGAACATGCTTTGAAGAATGGACCAATT ATTCTTGAAATGGACACTTATAGGTATCACGGTCATTCCATGTCTGATCCTGGAAGCACCTATCGAACCCGTGATGAGATTACTGGTGTTAGACAG GAGCGTGATCCAGTTGAAAGAATTAGGAAGCTGATATTGTCTCATGACCTAGCTACTGAGAAAGAGTTGAAG GACATTGAGAAGGAAATAAGAAAAGAGGTAGATGACGCAATTGCTCAAGCTAAG GAAAATCCACTGCCTGAATCTTCTGAGCTCTTCACAAATGTGTACGCAAAAGGTTTGGGTGTTGAG TCATTTGGAGCAGATAGGAAAGAAGTAAGAGCTGTACTTCCATAA